AAGTGAAGATATAGTTGAGAGTTAGATAGATTTTCCTTTAGATTCGAATTAGCCAAGGTTCTTTTGTGTGGCAACAATCAATGCATCAATGAAGATCTGAGCTGATCAGTTAACATTCTACAGCTGTTATCTGGTTCAATAAATTGTTCAAactttctttcactttttttGTTGCGTTCCTAAAGGAAGGATACCTGGTGACGTTTATCCAAAATGTGGTCACCATAAATGGTGATAAGTGCCTTTATATAGTTAGGTCAGTTTGATGAATAAATAACATTGATTAGAGCGCATGGGCTGTTTAATTTTGTTGGCATAAACAAACAAACATTTGGAAGATATGGAATCAGAATGGTATTAAAAGTGACACTGCTTTAGTGCAGACAAACTTTGAACAATGTAATCTCATTTAAATGTGGCAACATTGAATTGCTCTGTAGCTATTGCAGTAGGGAGTATAAGTATTGTTTCCTTACTCGCTGTACTGTTACAGTTTCGATTTAACTTGGGGTCTCCTATTGAATATAGTTTTGAGATAATGGCTGTGAATATTTAAACCATTAAAAAGAAATGGAAATAGATTGATTGTAATGACATTGACATGAATACTGTAGTTAATTCTGCATAGTCATTTTAGATATAAAATCGTACTTAGTAGACAGGGTGTAAAAATGTTTTATGCACATGCAATGCATGATAAAGAAAATATATGACACTTTACAAGGGGTGAGTAGTGAAAAAATCTGTGCAATAATTGTGTTTTTCAGAGTCATAACGTCTTACAGCCCAGAAACTGACccttttgatccaactcatccattctgatcaagtttcccaaacgaaactaatcccatttgccccatatccctcatttCGTCCAAGACAGCAGTGGAGTAGGGCACTTCAGATGGAGCTCATTCGCTTCatccattttttttttctttttttctcttttttttgtctctgtttttttcccctctcttctCCTCCCAGCCCACAGACATGGCATggtggcctcagcatggacttttAGTCTCGAGGTAATTCCTTGAAGTGCAGTCCAATGTGGCTAAGCACATAAAGGGCTTGGACTTtcagctttatttctttattttttacTTAAAACTAAGGAGGTCTGTATTGTGTAACTTTTAACCTTATTTTGTATGTTTTACACTATATTATGATTActgcaatgtttaacttttaactttgtttccaCCTTCTTATTAAGATTCTGTACCGAGGTACTTGTGCCTCAGGTGCTGACTGTGTGGCAACATTATACACTTTCCACTGTCCTCATGTACatctccaaatatcttttaaatgctgtaactgcacCTGtacctaccacttcctctggcaattcgttccacatacaaaccaccctctgtgtgaaaaggtttccccttaggtccctttttaaatctttctcctctcaccttaaaactatgccctctagttttggactcccccaccctacagaaaagatctttgctgttcaccttatctgtaccccttgtgattttatacacctctataaagcCTCCACTCAACCTCCTATGGTCCAGGGAAAAGAATCCAAGCCTATCCAACCaccccttataactcaaaccttccattcctggtaacatcctgTTAAATCATTTCTAAGCCAccttcagtttaataatatccttcctatagcagggtgaccagaactgtacagagtactcctaaagtggcctcatcaaagtcctgtacaactgcaaagtgacatcccaaatcctatattcagtggtctgaacaatgaaagcaagcatgccaaagaccacctttaccaccctgtctaccttgAAGCAACTTTCAAGAAACTGTTGGTTTCCAGGATATTGTGGGTGTTGCTGAATTTTCAAACAGCTTCAGGAACCCAAGGAAATGATAAAATATAAAAAATTCTTGTTTGTTAATACTCAACGTTGTGAAATTGGATTCTCATTACTATGGGCATTTTTATTGCAATCTTTCAAAAAATAAAGTTTGTGCAATTAGAATTCCAATACCAGTATAGAGGTGCAACATGAATAATCTTGCATAATTGTGTTGCAGTGTTGAGGGCCTTCATGCCATTGTGGTATCTGACAGAGATGGAGTGCCTGTGATTAAAGGTAAGTTCTAGCTGCTCAGTTAACCTGTTGTTACAGGCAATTATTAGTAATTGCATTATGCTCCTTACCTTTACACTCCTAATTTGGAATGGTTCCTCATTTGGAAGAGCCAATACAATTCCCAAGCAAATTTCATAATCTCATTCCATTCACTTTAAAACACACTAGATATGGCTTTTAACTTTGACATCAAGGACAAAGCTATTGATATAAATGCATTTATATGGTGTCTCACATTTCCTCAGGGCTAAATAACTACTTTAGAAGTAGTCATTTTATGAGAGGTATGTAAGAGTGCACAGCGACATAACTTGTATTGTTTGAGAGAGACCTGTTGGACAGGAGGCAGAAGAATCATagagtaacctgcacatctttggactatgggaggaaatctgagcatccggaggaaatccactcagacacagggaaaatgtgcaatctccacacagttgtctgaggctggaattgaatctggatcCTTGATGCTGAGCCAAGTCAACAAAATAGGTGGTAACTATTTGCTGGCTCATTTCTCTcagcaatactctgaccattcaCTGTTTAAACTGAGCAGTTTAAAATCTAAGCAACATATGGCAGTTAACTGCTAATGATCAGTAACTGCTGCATTCTCCCTTGCAGTGTCTTTACCAGAGTCCCCTTGCCAAACAGTCACCATTCTGCTCCTTGTACAATATGTTCTTAGTTTCTCCTTTATTGGAactcttgcaaattgtcctgaagAGTTCAAGGCAAAAAGCTTGATGAAATGTTTCTTTTTCACCAGCACAAGTTTTGTGTCACCAAACAATTATTGATCCTATTTGCTTTGGCGAGTGAAGAAATTGTCACATGGTTAGGAGCTAGAATGTTGATGAACTGTCTGAGAATGTATTGGAGACAGAATTAATTGAACCTTCACAAGAGAACCAAATAATTAGCTGAAGGTAGGTTTTGTAGAGCGAGGGAGATAAGGCAGAGGAATGTGACTCGGtgatttgcacacagcaagcacAGACACAATAGACCAAATGGCTGCTGCGTATGCTGTTACCAGTCTGTGATACAGTGAAGTCCTGTTTTTGAAGCTTAGTAATTTCTTGGGTTTCCCCACGCGATCAAAATGTCATTAGTACGTGAATAGCAATGAGATTTCCTCACTTTGATGGAATGATTTGTTGATGTATTTTGTTAATTTGTTTTTCTTCAGTAACTTGCTGAATTTGTCTGTAGAGCAATAAATGTTCATTGTTCCTGTGGGTTATCTTCCTTCAGTTGCTAATGATAATGCACCCGAgcatgcactgagaccgggattccTCTCCACCTTTGCTCTTGCAACAGATCAAGGAAGTAAGCTGGGACTTTCAAAGAATAAGAGCATTATTTGTTATTACAATACTTACCAGGTGATTTTTCTTTGTCAAATCTTCTGTTAATAAATTGATTACTCAAATAGATGGtatgtgccccctctctcacccttctgtgTATTTTTCTTTGAATGTAAATTCAATTGACATTTTTTTAGACAATAATTCCAAAGTTttatgaatgaatgtgtgtgttaaTGCATGTTAAGTTTGggtgcattttaaaaaatatgtACAGGTAGAGTTGTTACTGTTCAGAGAAATTCCAATTTATACAGCAGCTTTATGGATTTCTAGATCAGAAAGTTTCGTACAATGCAAATGGATTATAATATGTTTCCATCTTTCTTGCATCATCAGCCTGTCCCTCCATTTGCTGATAACCTGTGCATTTAAATATGGTTTtgtttccttggagcgtcaggaATATgtatttccattttaaattgttTCATTTATCAGAATTGTACCAATCTTGTATGTGCAGTCAAATGTGCTAATGGCTGCCATCTAGTGGAACAGCACCCGTACAGTGCAATTTTATACTGTGACTTGCGGTGGGATCCACACTCTGATTCTGTCCGCAACTCAAATCAAATTGTCAGGTACTTTACCGACAACTAACAGGGAGGCAAATTGTTGACCAAAAGAGGAAGAAAGGTTTGCATCATTTTGGTTACTACACCATGTTTTAATGAGTTTCATGCTTTGCTTTAACATTTAGCCGTGTCTCAAAAGCTAATGGACTGATTTCAACAAAACCTGTTACACAGGTATGGCCCAAAGAGAACTTTTAAAGCACAAATGCAAATCCAATTCTTGGAAATATTTGAAAGGGATTTATGCATTAATATTGGAAGATGTGACAAATTGActtccatttttaaaatattgctgATTGTCTCAACTGCTGTGGTAGCATTTGTCACATTTGTTAAAATGTGAATAGAATATTCAGAGCAGGTTATTGGACGTGGATTAGCATGGAGCATAGTcagtgaaatgaaaacatttaaaaTATCTTCTATCATCTTTTACTTTAAGATAACCTAGTTAGGGAAAAAACCTCAAGAGCTACCCAATTATTGTAACATTCAGTTCTGCAGCATGTTGAAGATATACACTGTACTGAATACCTTGTTTACTTATTGATCCTGTATACTAAGCTCCAGGTTTTAATTGCAGAAAAAGACATCAGCAGAATGATTAATTCATTCCTGTGATCTGTTTCTCCGAGCTAAAATTGGGGCCACAATCATAGCATAAGTGATAGGCAGTTTAACACCAAGATGagaccataagaaacaggagcagaaactagaccattcagcccattgcgtctgctccaccattcaatcatggctgataatttGTTCAACtgcattctcctgctttctccctgtaacccttgatcccctagaacctatctatctgcatcttaaatatactcaatgccttggcctccacagccttctgtggcattgaattccatagattccccactctctggctgaagaagtttcaccttatctccattctaaaaggtcttccctttactctgaggctgtgcacTTGGGTCCattgtctctcctaccaatggaaacaccttcccaacTTCTATGTGTCCAGGCCATtaagtattctgtatgtttcaattagatccccccttgTCCTCCTAAACTCCATATACATCCAGAGTCCTTAAATGCTCCTGAGGAAAGATTACTTCATTTAATTCTGTATTTGGAATTCTGTATGCCAGAGAGCTGTGGAAACTCAATCATTGGCCATGTTTACTACAGAAATCAGTACATTTTCTGGGGAATAATGCAGGCcgtgcaggaaagtggaattgaggtagTGATCAACCATAATCTAATTGAATGACTAAACAGGCTCAATAAACTGAATAATCTAATCCTGTTCCTAAACTCTTCATTGTCCTGGTCTAAATTTGTGCTTTTGCTAATTTCTTTTTCTTCTTGTCCTTTTTTGTTCTCCAGGTTGTGCAGTTTAATCGGTTGCCCTTAGTCGTTAGCTTCATAGCCAACAGCAATGCTAACACAGGTACTTCATTTTTGTACATTAACCATGTCAAAATAGATACCACTGTGCTAATGCCAAAGCCAGTTACAAAATATTTTCATATCACATTAAGCCATGTCCAGTACAAGTATTGTTTTAGTCCTCCAGACATGGAATGCTACCCTGCACAAGACAGGTTTGTGATCTCACAGGTTGTTGAATTGAATCCAATAGTGGTTGCTTCGGTTGATAAAAGCAATACTTGCTGTGTACACTTTCCTAATGAAACAACTATTTTAATGGGATTCAACCCCATGACCTTCCACCTGAACTAACTATGCTACTTACTGAACCAAAGCAATTTTTTTATTTCCTCTTTATCCTCTCTAAGGAGAAATGTTTTTGGGATGGTTTTACTGACATCACTGGTAGAATATCTCATTTGGTTGAAGTGATTGAAATTGTTGGAAGCGTTGACACTGTTGTAAAAGGAAGACTGTTTTGGGGGAGATTATGTTAGCTTAGTGTATGAATGAAATTGTCATCCTGAAATTCCACGTGTGTAGTCTGTCATCTTGTCAATTTAAAGAATATATGAAATTATGCAAATTATAATTTGAGGAAGACCATAATCTGAAAAGAAAACATTAAAATTGGCATTCAGACTGGTTATTTTGGACTTCCTCTTCTGTGGCCTGCTTCACAGAAATGTTGTTCGTCGTTACGTTCTGTACTACTTTTGTTAAATTTGAGGTTGATGGTATGTACAACAATGGGAGGGTTATGTTGGCAGAATCcttagaaaaggagaaaaaaatgtTCAGACATTGATAGGTAAATAATGTTATGAATGCCTTTATTGCAGATTATATAAATCTTCTTAATTATTCAATATGTAGAGTTTTAAATTCAGTATAAGGTGGAGGTTAGAGATTGTTAACTTTAAGTTGATTTATTATGCATACATGGATTTAGAAAAATGCTCGAAGCTTTCATCCAGGTTGGGAGGCTTCTAGAAGCACTAAGGCCTTGCGATTACAATGGATATAACTTGCTTAAAGGTGAAACTTTTCTGGACAGCAACTTGGTccatttacctgacctgcacaccattggactgtgggaggaagcccacgcagacactgggggaatgtgcaaactccataccaacagttgcccgaggcgggaattgaaccagcgtccctggcactgtgaggcagcagtgctaaccactgaggcataGTGCTGCCCCATACAATGTTGTTCGTTTTTGACCTGCAGTACACTTCTGTTTAATGTCCAGGGTTGATCAGTAATCCTTTTTCAACCTTCCTTCTCTACCATTGGAGCTCCTTTTGTGTGATGTCACTGACCTTTGAACTTGAAAACCCATTTCCTTGTAACTACTTTATCTCATTGCCTTAACTTGACGTTTTCCAAGATTTTTAACATGGCTTGGATTTTGTGCCATTGAGAGTTAAACTCAGCCTTTCACCATCATTGCTTTCTGAAACTCAGTAACTTTACCAGTCCAAGTGTACATAGGTGAATGTAAAAATCTAGAAGTTATTGTCAGTAATGACCCACTCTTCCACAGTACAGTTTTGAAATTGTGCAAGCTGTAAATCTTTCAAATTACTGAGCACAGTCCCATGAGGACCACCTCCTTCACAGCTATTGCTAAAAGGTGTAACTACTAGTAATGGTCTAAAAAAAATGTATTTTGGATTAAATATTCTATTATGAGGATTTTAATGTATGATGATTTTGTTTATAATGTGTATATTCCAATCATTTATTTCACTGTAAAATGTCTAAAACATGAAGGATTATCAATGCA
The sequence above is drawn from the Chiloscyllium punctatum isolate Juve2018m chromosome 14, sChiPun1.3, whole genome shotgun sequence genome and encodes:
- the lamtor3 gene encoding ragulator complex protein LAMTOR3 isoform X2; protein product: MAWWPQHGLLVSSVEGLHAIVVSDRDGVPVIKVANDNAPEHALRPGFLSTFALATDQGSKLGLSKNKSIICYYNTYQVVQFNRLPLVVSFIANSNANTGLIVSLEKELAPLFEELRQAVEVS
- the lamtor3 gene encoding ragulator complex protein LAMTOR3 isoform X1, which produces MADDLKRYLYKQLPSVEGLHAIVVSDRDGVPVIKVANDNAPEHALRPGFLSTFALATDQGSKLGLSKNKSIICYYNTYQVVQFNRLPLVVSFIANSNANTGLIVSLEKELAPLFEELRQAVEVS